In one Coccinella septempunctata chromosome 6, icCocSept1.1, whole genome shotgun sequence genomic region, the following are encoded:
- the LOC123315827 gene encoding uncharacterized protein LOC123315827 — translation MEQYGVVTRSKSKSLQALHTQPCCVEGKGDGIVLESRVAQNTTENRSEVISRAMVPPLSSTSVVRNISEQKSGISSRSTKRKQHKVAASTGKSHSKHSKCTSRRELESQIEANNELLQLAIEEQEIARRKIDLKKKLIESRLALQQLHLEERSVDESNDLSTIDLNVLQKSIGGNAKVEQWLDDNTSVKSKSVSSVHSVAVFNRNSHSEKKSDPQGNEVNRDADTLKIFLARQCVDKDLPMFSGDIKEWINFYMQFRNTTDLLGFNDSENICRLRRCLVGEARRSVEGLLVSCTGTEEIMRILQNRFGRPELIVKVLIQEVKSLPFIKTHDFNALALFSDKLQNLVSTLKNLNMKNYLTCPQLLEDLLCKLPYAMQVSWGKRL, via the exons ATGGAGCAGTACGGTGTAGTTACAAGAAGTAAAAGCAAATCTTTACAAGCTCTTCATACCCAACCTTGTTGTGTGGAGGGGAAAGGAGATGGAATAGTATTGGAATCCAGGGTCGCGCAGAATACTACAGAAAACAGGTCTGAAGTAATATCCAGAGCGATGGTTCCACCTCTTTCATCGACCAGTGTTGTGAGGAATATTTCGGAGCAGAAATCAGGAATATCAAGCCGATCAACAAAGAGGAAGCAGCACAAGGTAGCAGCTTCAACTGGTAAGTCCCACTCTAAACACTCTAAATGTACATCACGTAGAGAGCTTGAGAGTCAAATAGAGGCCAATAATGAATTGTTACAACTGGCAATAGAAGAACAAGAAATCGCTAGAAGGAAGATAgatttaaaaaagaaattaataGAAAGCAGATTAGCCTTACAGCAACTTCATCTCGAGGAAAGGAGTGTTGATGAATCGAATGATTTGAGTACAATTGATTTGAATGTTCTACAAAAATCTATTGGTGGAAATGCAAAGGTAGAGCAATGGTTAGATGATAATACTTCTGTAAAATCTAAATCTGTGAGTTCTGTCCATTCTGTAGCAGTTTTCAATAGGAATTctcattcggaaaaaaaaagtGATCCTCAGGGAAACGAAGTAAATAGGGATGCTGATACTCTCAAAATATTCTTAGCTCGACAATGTGTTGATAAGGATTTACCTATGTTTTCGGGAGATATAAAAGAATGGATTAATTTTTATATGCAGTTTCGTAACACCACTGATTTATTAGGTTTTAATGATTCCGAGAATATTTGTCGTTTAAGGAGATGTTTGGTTGGTGAAGCTAGACGTTCCGTAGAGGGATTACTAGTATCTTGCACGGGTACTGAAGAAATAATGCGTATTCTGCAAAATAGATTCGGCAGACCTGAATTAATCGTGAAGGTATTAATCCAAGAGGTTAAATCTTTGCCATTCATAAAAACCCACGATTTCAATGCATTGGCATTATTCtcagacaaacttcaaaatttGGTGTCAACTTTGAAGAAtctcaatatgaaaaattatctgACGTGTCCACAGCTTTTGGAAGATCTTTTGTGTAAACTGCCATATGCTATGCAAGTATCTTGGGGAAAGAGATTA TGA